In a single window of the Acyrthosiphon pisum isolate AL4f chromosome X, pea_aphid_22Mar2018_4r6ur, whole genome shotgun sequence genome:
- the LOC100162238 gene encoding ras-related GTP-binding protein A-like, giving the protein MEAIEGAAVEYTSDGEISEQMSATVKHSLRKLGKRKINNENEELAKDLNFYQTCLSAICEHSPSAKVFCLIHKRDLVAQDQRQKLFEDRQNDLIKISNPVNITCYMSSIWDESLYMAWSSIINRLNVQKPEETMDKFTYLMECNELQK; this is encoded by the exons ATGGAAGCTATCGAGGGCGCAGCAGTTGAGTACACATCAGATGGTGAGATATCTGAACAAATGTCAGCCACAGTTAAACATTCATTACGTAAATTaggaaaacgaaaaataaac AACGAAAACGAAGAATTAGCCAAGGATTTGAATTTCTACCAAACATGTTTAAGTGCTATTTGTGAACATTCTCCTTCTGCCAAAGTGTTCTGTTTAATACATAAAAGGGATCTGGTAGCACAAGATCAAAGGCAAAAG TTGTTTGAAGATCGTCAAAATGATctaattaaaatttctaatcCGGTGAACATTACTTGCTATATGTCGTCAATTTGGGACGAATCATTATACATg GCTTGGTCTTCAATTATAAACAGACTAAATGTTCAGAAACCGGAAGAAACAATGGacaaatttacttatttgatGGAATGCAATGag cttcaaaaatga